The Xiphophorus maculatus strain JP 163 A chromosome 23, X_maculatus-5.0-male, whole genome shotgun sequence genome contains a region encoding:
- the LOC102229289 gene encoding integral membrane protein GPR137-like, with the protein MEAPVTAASPPPNSSSTPLRPAVAPSVQLGFTTLYTALYGGLFLVVYVQLWLLFVYKHKRWSYQSLFLFLCLLWAGLRTTLFSFYFHNTAQANHLPAAAFWLLYCSPVCLQFFTFSLINLYFTQVFLKISAASDTKLWVARCAYAAISVIFLCINVTCAALGERGSSGEKGKRTWKLVLVRVIVNDLLFIMEAVLLAATLLLLTRQPRSFSPYLMSKGTTVCRTAVLGAAVILLFFSRACYNLTVLFLSQSYKVESFDYDWYNVSDQADLQSELGDRGYLAFGAILFIWELLPTSLLILFFRVRRPTQETSSLDINNRVLPRPYFFDDPEGSDDEIPAPWARSPAQNQSWYGSETAPLLFANNPADQSHQHHSFYSTPQN; encoded by the exons ATGGAGGCTCCGGTAACCGCCGCTTCCCCTCCTCCAAACTCCTCCTCGACGCCGCTGCGTCCGGCCGTGGCCCCGTCCGTCCAGCTGGGCTTCACCACCCTCTACACCGCCCTGTACGGCGGCCTGTTCCTGGTGGTGTACGTGCAGCTGTGGCTGCTGTTCGTCTACAAGCACAAGCGCTGGAGCTACCAGAGCCTGTTCCTGTTCCTGTGCCTGCTCTGGGCCGGCCTGCGCACCACACTCTTCTCCTTCTACTTCCACAACACGGCCCAGGCCAACCACCTGCCTGCCGCCGCCTTCTGGCTGCTCTACTGCTCCCCCGTGTGTCTGCAGTTCTTCACCTTCAGCCTCATCAACCTCTACTTCACCCAG GTTTTCCTGAAGATCAGCGCAGCCTCAGACACAAAGCT ATGGGTGGCCCGGTGCGCCTACGCAGCCATCAGTGTGATCTTCCTTTGCATCAACGTGACGTGCGCCGCTCTGGGGGAGCGAGGCAGCAGTGGAGAGAAGGGCAAGCGCACCTGGAAGCTGGTGTTGGTCAGAGTGATCGTCAACGACCTGCTGTTCATCATGGAGGCCGTGCTGCTGGCCGccacgctgctgctgctcaccaGGCAGCCGCGCTCCTTCAGCCCATACCTCATGAGCAAG GGAACCACGGTGTGCCGCACTGCGGTTCTGGGAGCCGCGGTCATCTTACTGTTCTTCAGCCGGGCCTGCTACAACCTGAccgtcctcttcctctcccagAGCTACAAGGTGGAGTCCTTCGACTACGACTGGTACAACGTCTCCGACCAG GCTGACCTGCAGAGTGAACTCGGCGACAGAGGCTACCTGGCGTTCGGTGCCATCCTCTTCATCTGGGAGCTGCTCCCTACCagcctcctcatcctcttcttcAGAGTCCGCCGGCCCACTCAGGAG ACCAGCAGCTTGGACATCAACAACAGGGTTCTTCCTCGTCCGTACTTCTTCGATGACCCGGAAGGCAGCGATGATGAAATACCGGCTCCGTGGGCTCGCAGCCCCGCTCAGAACCAAAG CTGGTACGGATCGGAGACTGCGCCCCTCCTGTTTGCCAACAACCCTGCAGACCAGAGCCACCAGCACCACTCGTTCTACTCCACCCCTCAGAACTGA